One part of the Ziziphus jujuba cultivar Dongzao chromosome 2, ASM3175591v1 genome encodes these proteins:
- the LOC125422432 gene encoding (+)-cis,trans-nepetalactol synthase NEPS2-like, giving the protein MTNLPPTANNKLHGKVAIVTGGASGIGEATARHIINDGARAVVIADVQDEKGQSVVASIGSDRCTYIHCDVTDENQVKSLVKSTVSIYGRLDIMFSNAGIATVTRNQTVLDLDLSEFDKVIAVNTRGMAACVKHAARAMKEGGVRGSIICTASALASRGYKTWTDYVMSKHAVIGLVRSASLQLAGDGIRVNCVSPGLVGTPLTMRVWEVKEEEEMEKVVEKFSSLRGVLGEKHVADAVSFLASEESEFVTGLDLVVDGGFIA; this is encoded by the coding sequence ATGACAAATCTGCCACCAACCGCCAACAACAAGCTTCACGGAAAGGTGGCAATAGTCACCGGTGGAGCCAGCGGCATCGGCGAAGCCACAGCTCGCCACATCATCAACGATGGTGCACGTGCAGTAGTCATAGCCGATGTACAGGACGAGAAGGGTCAAAGCGTCGTCGCTTCGATCGGCTCCGACCGCTGCACCTACATCCACTGCGATGTTACCGATGAAAACCAGGTAAAGTCTCTAGTTAAATCCACTGTTTCTATCTACGGCCGCCTGGACATCATGTTCAGCAATGCCGGGATTGCCACCGTCACCAGAAACCAAACCGTATTGGACCTGGACTTGTCGGAGTTCGACAAGGTCATTGCAGTGAACACGAGGGGAATGGCGGCTTGTGTGAAGCACGCGGCGCGTGCAATGAAGGAAGGAGGGGTAAGGGGAAGCATAATATGTACGGCGAGCGCGTTGGCGAGTCGTGGGTACAAAACATGGACAGACTATGTGATGTCGAAGCACGCGGTGATCGGGCTGGTGAGATCAGCGAGTTTGCAGCTCGCCGGCGACGGGATTCGCGTGAACTGCGTGTCGCCGGGATTGGTGGGGACACCGTTGACGATGAGGGTGTGGGAAGTGAAGGAGGAGGAAGAAATGGAGAAGGTGGTGGAGAAGTTTTCAAGCTTGAGAGGGGTTCTGGGAGAGAAGCATGTGGCTGATGCGGTGTCGTTTTTGGCTTCAGAGGAGTCAGAGTTTGTGACTGGGCTTGATTTGGTAGTCGACGGTGGGTTCATTGCTTGA